The following DNA comes from Amycolatopsis albispora.
AATGCAGTTACGACGGCGGCAAGGTAGGGGACTACCTGCTGGTCGCGGTCAACCGGGAAGGTCAGGTCGACGAGCTCGCGAGCTGGCGGGCCATTCCCGACGACACCGCGCAGATCTCGGTCGCCACGACGTGGCACCGCGCCGATATCGCCGCGCTGGAGATCCGCACGACCGCGGGCAAGCCGCTGCTGCGCTGGCAGCCCTGAGCTACGCCTACGGCCCGTTTGCCTCGATTTGCCTGCAGACATACGCCGTAGGCACCCATCCTCGTTTGCCGGCCCGGCCGCAGCCGCCGGAGTCTGACCGTGTGCCTTGGATCTGTTTCCCCTTCCTCGCCCTCGCTGGCTGCCTCGCTGGACTCGCCGGCCGGTGGGCGCTGCGCCGCACCGTTCCGCCGGTTCGCCTGCCCGGCTGGGGTGCCGTCGCCGCCGTAACGGTGTTGTGGCCGCTGGTCGCCTGGCTCGGTGTGCCTTGGTGGTGGCTGCCCGTGCCACTGGCCGTGGTTGGCGTCGCGGTTCCGTTGTTCGTGGTCGACCTGCGGGAGCGCCGGTTGCCGGATGCCCTGACGTTGCCCGCCTATCTGCTCTTCGCGGGGGCGCTCGGGTTCGCCGCGGTCGAGCGTGGGGCGGGGCTGTTGTGGGCCGCTCTGCTCGGCGCGCTCGTGTTCGGCGGGTTGCACGCGGTAATCCATCGGGTGATTCCGCACGCACTCGGCGCCGGCGACGTCAAGCTGACGGGCTCGCTCGGGCTCGTTCTCGGTGCAACTGGTTGGACAGCCATGGTCCTGGCGGTGTTCGCCAGCGCGCTGGTGACCGCCGTGTTGGGGCTGCTCGCGCGCATCCGCGGCTCGCCGACCTGGGACGACGGCGTGCCACATGGCCCAGGGCTGCTGACGGCCACCGCACTGGTGACGCTGTTTCCCAGCCAGTGAGCAGCCGCCCGGCACGGCGTGGAGGGTGTGCGCTCGCGCAGGTCGCGGACGTGACAGGATCGTGGCGTGTTGCGCTGGATGACCGCAGGTGAATCGCACGGGCCCGCCCTGGCCGCCGTGCTCGAGGGCATGGTGGCCGGAGTCGAGGTCACCACCGCCGACGTGACCGAGCAGCTGGCTCGCCGTCGGCTCGGCTTCGGCCGGAGTCCCCGGATGGGGTTCGAGAAGGACCGCATCGAGTTCCTCGGCGGGGTGCGGCACGGGCTCACGCAGGGCGGACCGGTCGCCGTGCAGATCGAGAACGCCGAGTGGCCCAAGTGGGAAAAGGTGATGTCGGCCGACCCGGTGGACCCGGCCGAGCTCGAAGGCCTCGCCCGCAACGAGCCGCTGACCCGCCCGCGGCCCGGTCACGCCGACCTGCCCGGCATGCAGAAGTACGACTTTCCCGAGGCCCGTCCCGTGCTGGAGCGGGCGAGCGCGCGTGAGACCGCCTCGCGCACCGCGCTCGGCACGGTCGCGCGGGCGTACCTGCGGCAGCTGCTCGGGGTCGAAATCATCAGCCACGTGGTGTCGATCGGGGGCGCCGAAGCTCCGGCCGGGCCGCTGCCCGTGCCGGAGGACCTGGCCGCGATCGACGAAAGCCCGGTGCGGGCGTTCAGCGCGGAGGGCACCGAGGCGATGGTCGCCGAGGTGGACGCCGTGCGGAAGGCCGGGGACACCGTGGGCGGCGTGATCGAGGTGCTCGCGTACGGGTTGCCGCCGGGCCTTGGTTCCCACGTGCACTGGGACCGCCGTCTCGACGCACGGCTGGCCGGTGCCCTGATGGGCGTTCAGGCGATGAAGGGCGTGGAGGTCGGCGACGGCTTCACCACCGCTAAGCGGTGGGGGAGCCAGGCTCACGACGAAATCGACCGCGGCACCGGTCCAGTGGGCGTGACCCGCCGGTCGAACCGCGCCGGTGGGCTCGAGGGCGGGATCACCAACGGTGAACCGCTCCGGGTGCGCGTTGCGATGAAGCCGATTTCCACCGTGCCCAAGGCTTTGTCCACTGTGGACGTCACGACCGGCGAGCCCGCGGTCGCGATCCACCAGCGGTCGGACGTGTGCGCGGTGCCGCGAGCGGGCGTCGTGCTGGAATCCGTGGTGGCGCTGGTGCTCGCCGACGCGGCGCTGGAAAAGTTCGGCGGCGACTCGCTGGCGGAGAGCAAGCGCAACGCGGAGGGCTACCTGCGTGCGCTCGAGGAGCGCTGGTGAGTCCGCGCGCGGTTGTCGTCGGCCCGCCTGGTTCCGGTAAGAGCACCGTCGGGCGGCTGCTGGCGGAACGGCTCGGGGTCGGCTTTCGCGACACCGACGACGACATCGTCAAGCGCGCCGGCAAGTCGATTTCGGAAATCTTCACCGACGACGGGGAGCCTGCTTTCCGTGCGCTGGAAGAAGAAACGGTCGCGGTCGCGCTGGCTGAACACGCCGGGGTGCTGGCGGTGGGCGGCGGTGCCGTCCTGTCCGAGCGGACCCGTGGTCGGCTGGCCGGGCACACCGTGGTCTTCCTCAACGTGGGTATGGCCGAGGGCGTGCGCCGCACCGGGGTTTCGTCCGCGCGACCGCTGCTCGCCGGGGTGAACCCCCGCGCGACCTACAAGGCGCTGCTCGACGCGCGGCTGCCGATCTACCGCGAGGTCGCCACCGTCGAGATCGGCACCGACGAACTGATCCCCGCCGACGTCGCCGCCGCGATCGAAGAACGGCTGCGGGAGGCCGGCGGCGTCGAAGCCGCACAGCACGAACGAGGAGCATGATGTCCGAACCGGTCCGTATCCAGGTCAAGGCCGGTACGCCCTACGACGTGGTGGTCGGCCGCGGCTTGCTCGGCGAGCTGACCGACACCGTCCGTGACGCGTCGAAGATCGCGCTGATCCA
Coding sequences within:
- a CDS encoding prepilin peptidase; amino-acid sequence: MPLAVVGVAVPLFVVDLRERRLPDALTLPAYLLFAGALGFAAVERGAGLLWAALLGALVFGGLHAVIHRVIPHALGAGDVKLTGSLGLVLGATGWTAMVLAVFASALVTAVLGLLARIRGSPTWDDGVPHGPGLLTATALVTLFPSQ
- the aroC gene encoding chorismate synthase, which encodes MLRWMTAGESHGPALAAVLEGMVAGVEVTTADVTEQLARRRLGFGRSPRMGFEKDRIEFLGGVRHGLTQGGPVAVQIENAEWPKWEKVMSADPVDPAELEGLARNEPLTRPRPGHADLPGMQKYDFPEARPVLERASARETASRTALGTVARAYLRQLLGVEIISHVVSIGGAEAPAGPLPVPEDLAAIDESPVRAFSAEGTEAMVAEVDAVRKAGDTVGGVIEVLAYGLPPGLGSHVHWDRRLDARLAGALMGVQAMKGVEVGDGFTTAKRWGSQAHDEIDRGTGPVGVTRRSNRAGGLEGGITNGEPLRVRVAMKPISTVPKALSTVDVTTGEPAVAIHQRSDVCAVPRAGVVLESVVALVLADAALEKFGGDSLAESKRNAEGYLRALEERW
- a CDS encoding shikimate kinase, which produces MSPRAVVVGPPGSGKSTVGRLLAERLGVGFRDTDDDIVKRAGKSISEIFTDDGEPAFRALEEETVAVALAEHAGVLAVGGGAVLSERTRGRLAGHTVVFLNVGMAEGVRRTGVSSARPLLAGVNPRATYKALLDARLPIYREVATVEIGTDELIPADVAAAIEERLREAGGVEAAQHERGA